From the genome of Solidesulfovibrio carbinolicus, one region includes:
- a CDS encoding tetratricopeptide repeat protein, producing MRRIVSSLLAVSLVLAAASASALTQEEILKRRLEKMRQADSTIRQEEQQRQEQMQEATSGVESGPSRQATEKLSIPDPVRQPHPEPKTGLFGTKPQPAGQPAATAQTPPVSQPVAVPTPPAATAPAPQPMVSPAPQPAAAPAPQPMAAPVPHPLATPAPSPAAQPAMAQAPAPAGGARDPKAAASLADLAAKAQAAGDTKTALTMLDEAIAADPQDPDLRNNRGNLLSNSGKPREALPDYDKAIAAKASDASYFTNRGLAYERLSNRERACADYKKACDLGDCDFFKSYKAEGNCR from the coding sequence ATGAGACGGATTGTCTCCTCGCTTCTCGCCGTGTCCCTCGTCCTGGCGGCCGCATCCGCCTCGGCCCTGACCCAGGAGGAAATCCTCAAGCGCCGTCTGGAAAAGATGCGCCAGGCCGACAGCACCATCCGCCAGGAAGAGCAGCAGCGCCAGGAGCAGATGCAGGAAGCCACCTCTGGCGTGGAATCCGGTCCGTCGCGCCAGGCAACCGAGAAATTGTCCATTCCCGATCCTGTGCGCCAGCCCCATCCCGAGCCCAAGACCGGGCTTTTCGGAACCAAGCCGCAACCCGCCGGACAGCCGGCCGCCACGGCCCAGACGCCGCCGGTTTCCCAGCCCGTCGCAGTCCCCACCCCCCCGGCGGCAACCGCGCCCGCGCCCCAGCCCATGGTTTCGCCTGCCCCGCAACCGGCCGCTGCACCGGCCCCGCAGCCCATGGCCGCGCCGGTTCCCCACCCCCTGGCGACGCCGGCTCCGAGTCCGGCCGCCCAGCCGGCCATGGCCCAAGCTCCCGCGCCGGCCGGCGGCGCTCGCGATCCCAAGGCCGCCGCTTCCCTGGCCGACCTGGCCGCCAAGGCTCAGGCCGCCGGAGACACCAAGACCGCGCTGACCATGCTCGACGAGGCCATCGCCGCCGACCCCCAGGACCCGGACCTGCGCAACAATCGGGGCAATCTCTTAAGCAACTCCGGCAAACCCCGCGAAGCCCTGCCCGATTACGACAAGGCCATCGCGGCCAAGGCGTCGGACGCCTCCTACTTCACCAACCGAGGTCTGGCTTACGAACGCCTCAGTAACCGGGAGCGGGCCTGCGCCGACTACAAGAAAGCCTGCGATCTGGGCGACTGCGACTTTTTCAAAAGCTACAAGGCTGAGGGCAACTGCCGCTAA
- a CDS encoding LysM peptidoglycan-binding domain-containing protein: MRSVIALVALGLIALVSACSGGDKESFRHVDHDKNGKISYEELLFVFPDVTPDLFTKSDADFDGGLSESEYAAFLTDDARLAAKTAAPAPNAPSPVRPGDGKQLAVPFKGEEVIEIPAPVAEPAVKAKPEKGKKEKDAKETKDAKGKSDGGKKSEGTTYTVQRGDHLSRIAHKFGVSVEDITRANGDMHPDTLRDGQVLNIPAKP; encoded by the coding sequence ATGCGGTCAGTCATCGCCTTGGTTGCCCTGGGCCTTATCGCCCTGGTCAGCGCCTGTTCCGGAGGGGACAAGGAATCCTTCCGGCATGTCGATCACGATAAAAACGGCAAGATCTCCTACGAGGAGCTGCTGTTTGTTTTTCCGGACGTGACCCCGGACTTGTTCACCAAATCGGATGCCGATTTCGACGGCGGCTTGTCGGAAAGCGAATATGCCGCTTTCCTCACGGACGACGCCAGGCTTGCCGCCAAGACCGCCGCGCCTGCGCCCAATGCCCCTTCCCCGGTGCGCCCCGGCGACGGCAAGCAATTGGCCGTGCCCTTTAAGGGCGAGGAAGTCATCGAGATTCCCGCCCCTGTGGCCGAGCCGGCCGTCAAGGCCAAGCCCGAGAAAGGCAAGAAGGAAAAGGACGCCAAGGAGACCAAGGACGCCAAGGGCAAGTCCGATGGCGGCAAGAAATCCGAGGGCACGACCTACACCGTGCAGCGCGGGGACCATCTGTCACGCATCGCCCACAAATTTGGCGTCAGCGTGGAAGACATCACCCGCGCCAACGGCGACATGCATCCCGACACCCTGCGTGACGGGCAAGTGCTCAATATCCCGGCCAAGCCCTAA
- a CDS encoding alpha-hydroxy-acid oxidizing protein has protein sequence MDIATLRKTAKEELKGYCRVCPVCNGRACAGEAPGMGGMGTGSAFTVNLEALSKVRLNMRTLHNVKTADTTVELFGKTLSMPILAAPMTGVLYNMGGRLPENEFIRRIIDGAAEAGTIGACGDGADPAMFDSGLAAIAVKAGHGIPFIKPRAQDAIMALLKRSAEVGVAAVGVDVDGAGLAVMALKGQPVSPKTPEELRELVGATTTPFIVKGVMTPDEAEIAFAAGAAAIVVSNHGGRVLDHTPGAAEVLPAIARAVKGQGIILADGGVRTGADVLKYLALGADAVLVGRPLVIGAFGGGAEGVAMLLQKMRAELAAAMLLTGTASVREVSPRIISVQS, from the coding sequence ATGGATATTGCCACGCTTCGAAAGACCGCCAAGGAAGAACTCAAGGGCTATTGCCGGGTCTGCCCGGTCTGCAACGGCCGGGCCTGCGCCGGCGAGGCCCCGGGCATGGGCGGCATGGGCACGGGCTCGGCCTTTACGGTCAACCTGGAGGCCCTGTCCAAGGTCCGGCTCAACATGCGCACCCTGCATAATGTCAAGACGGCCGACACCACTGTCGAACTGTTTGGCAAGACCTTGTCCATGCCGATCCTGGCCGCGCCCATGACCGGCGTGCTCTACAACATGGGCGGCCGGCTGCCCGAGAACGAATTCATTCGCCGCATCATCGACGGCGCGGCCGAGGCCGGAACCATCGGCGCTTGTGGCGACGGGGCCGACCCGGCCATGTTCGACAGCGGCCTGGCCGCCATCGCCGTCAAGGCCGGCCATGGCATTCCTTTCATCAAACCCCGAGCCCAGGACGCCATCATGGCGCTATTAAAGCGCTCGGCCGAGGTTGGCGTGGCGGCCGTGGGCGTGGATGTGGACGGCGCAGGTTTGGCCGTCATGGCCCTCAAGGGCCAGCCGGTCTCGCCCAAAACGCCCGAAGAACTGCGGGAACTGGTCGGGGCCACGACAACGCCCTTTATCGTCAAGGGCGTCATGACCCCGGACGAAGCCGAGATCGCCTTTGCCGCCGGAGCGGCCGCCATCGTGGTCTCCAACCACGGCGGCCGGGTGCTCGACCACACCCCGGGCGCGGCCGAGGTGCTGCCGGCCATAGCCCGGGCCGTCAAGGGCCAGGGGATTATCCTGGCCGACGGCGGCGTGCGCACCGGGGCCGACGTGCTCAAATATCTGGCCCTGGGGGCCGACGCCGTGCTGGTGGGCCGTCCCCTGGTCATCGGCGCATTCGGCGGCGGGGCCGAGGGTGTGGCCATGTTGCTGCAAAAAATGCGGGCCGAGCTGGCCGCGGCCATGCTGTTGACCGGCACGGCTTCGGTGCGCGAGGTATCGCCGCGCATCATCTCGGTCCAGTCCTGA
- a CDS encoding amphi-Trp domain-containing protein produces MGEKTDLFHCDEKMLTYDAAVVLEKIVTGLKQGKLAASGENGPVCVDLPRLAELEISFKEKSKPGKSKKKLSIELTWKDGDTPLGLDG; encoded by the coding sequence ATGGGCGAGAAAACCGACCTCTTCCACTGCGATGAAAAAATGCTGACCTACGACGCCGCCGTCGTGCTGGAAAAAATCGTCACCGGCCTCAAGCAGGGCAAGCTGGCCGCCAGCGGCGAAAACGGACCGGTCTGCGTGGACCTGCCGCGCCTGGCCGAGCTGGAAATCAGCTTCAAGGAGAAATCCAAACCCGGAAAATCCAAGAAAAAGCTCTCCATTGAGCTCACTTGGAAGGACGGCGACACGCCCCTTGGCCTCGACGGCTAG
- a CDS encoding GDSL-type esterase/lipase family protein: MNPVLPALLAMQIVFCGDSITKGWEIYNLFEEPRKVFISGVESSTSADLLRRIEPIAKKRPGKVFLMVGINEIAAPERILDNYDKIINKIQHLSPYTHIYVQSILPTRAQNIDNAVIVSTNERLKALCDRKNAFVRYLDLYDAFLADDGQLGPNFTEDGIHLTKNAYSLWKKRIASQM, from the coding sequence GTGAATCCCGTGCTCCCCGCCCTGCTCGCCATGCAGATCGTCTTTTGCGGCGACAGCATCACCAAGGGCTGGGAAATTTATAACCTCTTCGAAGAACCGCGAAAGGTCTTCATCAGCGGCGTGGAGTCCTCCACCAGCGCCGACCTCTTGCGGCGTATCGAACCCATCGCTAAAAAGCGCCCTGGCAAGGTCTTCCTCATGGTTGGCATCAACGAAATCGCCGCCCCGGAACGAATCCTCGACAATTACGACAAGATCATCAACAAGATACAACACCTTTCGCCGTATACGCACATTTACGTGCAAAGCATCCTGCCCACCCGCGCCCAGAACATCGACAACGCCGTCATTGTCTCCACCAACGAACGCTTAAAGGCCCTTTGCGACCGCAAAAACGCCTTTGTGCGGTATCTCGACCTCTACGACGCTTTTTTAGCCGACGACGGTCAACTTGGCCCCAATTTCACCGAAGACGGCATCCATCTGACCAAGAACGCCTATTCCCTCTGGAAAAAGCGCATCGCCAGCCAGATGTGA
- the lysA gene encoding diaminopimelate decarboxylase codes for MHHFEYRGGELYAEDVPVSTLVAAYGTPLYVYSAATLRRHFTAFDSAFAALPHLTCYSVKANSNLSVLKTLAAMGAGMDIVSGGELYRALAAGVDPQKIVYSGVGKRASEIEEALTAGILMFNVESMGELERLSAIASRLGKTAQVSLRINPNVDPKTHPYISTGLKKNKFGLDIDHSLAAYAKAMELPGVTPVGIDCHIGSQLTSISPFLEALDKILAFRDKLTAMGIETRYLDLGGGLGIQYNEEEPPHPSEFGQALTKALGDLPITLILEPGRVIVGNAGILVTEAVYTKKTPSKDFIIVDAAMNDLIRPSLYDSYHAIREVRPAGRAELNVDVVGPICESGDFLARDRALPAVAPGEHLAVFSAGAYGFTMSSNYNSRPRAAEILVDGDEVIVARRRESYDDLIALER; via the coding sequence ATGCATCATTTCGAGTACCGCGGCGGCGAGCTGTACGCCGAGGACGTTCCGGTTTCGACCCTTGTCGCCGCCTACGGCACGCCGCTGTACGTCTACAGCGCCGCCACCCTGCGCCGCCATTTCACGGCCTTTGACTCGGCTTTTGCCGCCCTGCCGCACCTCACCTGCTATTCCGTCAAGGCCAACTCCAACCTGTCGGTGTTAAAAACCCTGGCCGCCATGGGCGCGGGCATGGACATCGTCTCGGGCGGCGAGCTCTACCGGGCTTTGGCCGCCGGCGTTGATCCCCAAAAGATCGTCTACTCGGGCGTGGGCAAACGGGCCAGCGAGATCGAGGAAGCGCTTACGGCCGGCATCCTCATGTTCAACGTGGAGTCCATGGGCGAACTGGAGCGCCTTAGCGCCATCGCCTCGCGCCTGGGCAAGACGGCGCAAGTGAGCCTTCGCATCAACCCCAACGTGGACCCCAAGACCCATCCCTACATTTCCACGGGGCTTAAGAAAAACAAGTTCGGCCTGGACATCGACCACTCCCTGGCTGCCTACGCCAAGGCCATGGAGCTGCCCGGAGTCACGCCCGTGGGCATCGACTGCCACATTGGCTCCCAGCTCACCTCCATTTCGCCCTTTTTGGAGGCCCTGGACAAGATCCTGGCCTTCCGCGACAAGCTCACGGCCATGGGTATCGAGACCCGCTACCTCGACCTCGGCGGCGGCCTTGGCATCCAGTACAACGAGGAAGAGCCGCCGCACCCCAGCGAATTCGGCCAGGCCCTGACCAAGGCCCTGGGCGATCTGCCCATCACGCTCATCCTCGAACCCGGCCGGGTCATCGTCGGCAACGCCGGCATCCTGGTCACCGAGGCGGTCTACACCAAAAAGACCCCGAGCAAGGACTTCATCATCGTGGACGCGGCCATGAACGACCTCATCCGGCCCTCGCTCTACGACTCCTACCACGCCATCCGCGAAGTGCGCCCGGCCGGCCGGGCTGAACTCAACGTCGACGTGGTGGGCCCCATCTGCGAATCCGGCGACTTCCTGGCCCGGGACCGGGCTTTGCCGGCCGTGGCCCCGGGCGAACACCTGGCCGTGTTCTCGGCCGGCGCGTACGGCTTCACCATGTCCTCCAACTACAACTCCCGGCCCCGGGCGGCCGAAATCCTGGTTGACGGCGACGAAGTCATCGTGGCCCGCCGCCGCGAGAGCTATGACGATTTGATCGCCCTGGAACGCTAG
- the mutS gene encoding DNA mismatch repair protein MutS — MTPMLEQYLRAKAEHPDALLFYRMGDFYELFFEDAITAARELQITLTTRNPGADSPIPMCGVPHHAAEGYLAELLEKGFSVAVCDQIEDPRQAKGLVKRAVTRVLTPGTAVEDGNLRAKEHNFLAALYYDADERAGGLAWVDCSTGEWSGLHSRDAARLWQWMVKIGPRELLLPEGVTPPRDIPLAGVHVTTVPPRPHFDFTAGRDKVLSAQSVADLAALDCTDKPQLVRAMGALLTYLSATYMRDLGHLGPFKPVNLGRHMLLDEVTERNLEIFRRLDGRKGRGTLWHVLDRTQTPMGGRLLETMLRQPWLDLGPIHETQEAVALFVEDESLRRLVREDLAGVYDLERLITRIFLGRAVPRDFTALRQSLAALPGLRQRLSGAASAKAVSALLSGWDDLDDLFELLSRALVDAPPVLVTEGGLFRAGYHPELDELLDLAEHGEQKLQELLAREQEDGNLPKLKLGFNRVFGYYFELSKAAGYAPAHFERRQTLANCERYVTPALKELEDKLLASGEKRKTLEYSLFRELRDHVAGLRERVMETAAQVARLDVWQGLAEAAVAGDWTRPELHAGQAITIRGGRHPVVEAVTGVGNYIPNDVSLDESTRMLLITGPNMAGKSTVLRQTALIAILAQIGSFVPAARASVGLVDRVFCRVGASDNLAQGQSTFMVEMMETARILRQAGKKSLVILDEIGRGTATFDGLALAWAVVEELCGRDDGHGVRTLFATHYHELTALEGRIPGLKNANIAVKEWKGDIIFLRRLLPGPADRSYGVEVAKLAGVPRNVVKRAREILGELESCRDPAQAARGNRERGQPSLPGLFAVQPSQAAADEAEARPDLSALLLDELSRLELDRMTPLEALTLLCDWKGRFGGNAR; from the coding sequence ATGACCCCCATGCTCGAACAGTATCTGCGCGCCAAGGCCGAGCACCCTGACGCGCTGCTGTTCTACCGCATGGGGGATTTCTACGAATTGTTTTTCGAGGACGCGATCACCGCGGCCCGCGAACTGCAAATCACCCTCACCACGCGCAATCCCGGAGCGGATTCGCCCATCCCCATGTGCGGCGTGCCGCATCACGCCGCCGAAGGGTATCTGGCCGAACTGCTCGAAAAAGGGTTTTCGGTCGCCGTGTGCGACCAGATCGAGGACCCCAGGCAGGCAAAGGGCCTAGTCAAACGGGCCGTCACCCGGGTGCTCACCCCGGGCACGGCCGTGGAAGACGGCAACCTGCGGGCCAAGGAACACAACTTCCTGGCCGCCCTCTATTACGATGCCGATGAACGGGCCGGCGGTCTGGCCTGGGTCGATTGCTCCACCGGCGAATGGTCGGGCCTGCACTCCCGCGACGCCGCCCGCCTGTGGCAGTGGATGGTGAAGATCGGCCCTCGCGAACTGCTCCTGCCCGAAGGCGTCACCCCGCCCCGCGACATCCCCCTGGCCGGCGTCCACGTCACCACCGTGCCGCCACGGCCCCATTTCGATTTCACCGCCGGCCGCGACAAGGTGCTTTCCGCCCAGTCCGTGGCCGACCTGGCCGCGCTTGACTGCACCGACAAGCCCCAGCTCGTGCGGGCCATGGGCGCGCTTTTGACCTATTTAAGCGCCACCTACATGCGCGATCTCGGCCACCTGGGGCCGTTTAAGCCGGTCAACCTCGGCAGGCACATGCTCTTGGACGAGGTCACCGAGCGCAATCTGGAAATTTTCCGCCGCCTGGACGGCCGCAAGGGCCGGGGAACGCTGTGGCATGTGCTGGACCGCACCCAGACGCCCATGGGCGGACGGCTGCTCGAAACCATGCTGCGCCAACCCTGGCTCGACCTCGGTCCCATCCATGAGACCCAGGAGGCAGTGGCCCTTTTCGTCGAGGACGAGAGCCTTCGCCGCCTGGTCCGGGAAGACCTGGCCGGGGTCTACGACCTGGAGCGGCTTATTACCCGCATTTTCCTCGGCCGGGCCGTGCCGCGCGATTTCACCGCCCTGCGCCAGTCCCTGGCCGCCCTGCCCGGCCTGCGCCAGCGCCTGTCCGGCGCTGCCTCGGCCAAGGCCGTCAGCGCCCTGCTGTCGGGCTGGGACGACCTCGACGACCTCTTCGAGCTCCTGTCCCGGGCTTTGGTTGATGCCCCGCCGGTGCTCGTCACCGAGGGGGGGCTGTTCCGGGCCGGCTACCATCCTGAACTGGATGAACTGCTCGATCTGGCCGAACACGGCGAGCAAAAACTCCAGGAACTGCTGGCCCGGGAACAGGAAGACGGCAATCTGCCCAAGCTCAAGCTCGGCTTCAACCGGGTTTTTGGCTATTATTTTGAGCTGTCCAAGGCCGCCGGCTACGCCCCGGCCCACTTCGAGCGCCGCCAGACGCTCGCCAACTGCGAACGCTACGTCACCCCGGCGCTCAAGGAACTCGAAGACAAGCTCCTGGCCTCGGGGGAAAAACGCAAGACCCTGGAATACAGTCTGTTCCGGGAACTGCGCGACCATGTGGCCGGACTGCGCGAACGGGTCATGGAAACCGCCGCCCAGGTGGCTCGCCTGGACGTCTGGCAGGGCCTGGCCGAGGCGGCCGTGGCCGGCGACTGGACCCGGCCCGAGCTTCACGCCGGCCAGGCCATCACTATCCGGGGCGGCCGCCATCCCGTGGTCGAGGCCGTGACCGGCGTTGGCAACTACATCCCCAACGACGTCAGCCTGGACGAATCGACCCGGATGCTGCTCATCACCGGCCCCAACATGGCCGGCAAATCCACGGTTCTGCGCCAGACCGCGCTTATCGCCATCCTGGCCCAGATCGGCTCCTTCGTGCCGGCGGCTCGGGCCAGCGTGGGGCTTGTGGACCGCGTTTTTTGCCGGGTCGGGGCCTCGGACAACCTGGCCCAGGGCCAGTCCACCTTCATGGTGGAGATGATGGAAACGGCCCGCATCCTGCGTCAGGCCGGCAAGAAAAGCCTGGTCATCCTCGACGAGATCGGACGCGGCACGGCCACCTTCGACGGTCTGGCCCTGGCCTGGGCCGTGGTCGAGGAACTGTGCGGCCGCGACGACGGCCACGGCGTACGCACCCTGTTCGCCACTCACTACCACGAGTTGACCGCCCTGGAAGGCCGCATCCCGGGGCTGAAAAACGCCAACATCGCGGTCAAGGAATGGAAAGGCGACATCATTTTCCTGCGCCGCCTGTTGCCCGGCCCGGCCGACCGCAGCTACGGCGTGGAAGTGGCCAAATTGGCCGGCGTGCCGCGAAACGTGGTCAAGCGCGCCCGGGAGATCCTTGGCGAACTCGAAAGCTGCCGCGACCCCGCCCAGGCCGCCCGGGGCAACCGCGAGCGCGGCCAGCCGTCCCTGCCCGGGCTCTTTGCGGTGCAGCCGTCCCAGGCCGCCGCGGACGAGGCCGAAGCCCGGCCCGACCTGTCCGCCCTGCTTCTTGACGAACTGTCGCGCCTCGAACTAGACCGGATGACGCCGCTTGAAGCCCTGACGCTGCTGTGCGACTGGAAAGGGCGATTTGGCGGCAACGCCCGCTAA
- a CDS encoding LapA family protein, with amino-acid sequence MRVIKVLFLLVFFFVCMLFFVQNTAILETALLLKLGAFGYQVQTPGVPFYVVLLLSFVAGGLFATLYFLAEKVRLASGMRSLQNKVNALEKQMAQQKKSTVATPPSFAAVAPAPATAPAATSEPQKAEA; translated from the coding sequence ATGCGCGTGATCAAAGTGCTTTTCCTGCTGGTTTTCTTCTTCGTCTGCATGCTCTTTTTCGTGCAGAACACCGCCATCCTCGAAACCGCCCTGCTGCTCAAGCTCGGTGCCTTCGGCTATCAGGTCCAGACTCCCGGCGTGCCCTTCTACGTCGTGCTGCTCCTGAGCTTCGTGGCCGGCGGCCTGTTCGCCACCCTGTACTTCCTGGCCGAGAAGGTCCGTTTGGCCTCGGGCATGCGCAGCCTGCAAAATAAGGTCAACGCCCTGGAAAAGCAGATGGCCCAGCAGAAGAAGTCCACCGTGGCCACGCCTCCGAGCTTCGCCGCCGTCGCTCCGGCTCCGGCCACCGCCCCGGCCGCGACCAGCGAACCTCAAAAGGCCGAAGCCTAG
- a CDS encoding HIT family protein, with amino-acid sequence MEVLWAPWRMDYILGPKPDGCVFCLPDETDGDRDRLVVARGRHGFVIMNKFPYNSGHLMVTPFRHVSCITQLTDEENVELTRGIAYCTRVISDCMRPQGINIGLNLGEAAGSGIAAHIHYQLVPRWNGDSSFMAVFGETRVMPELLLSTFDRLKPFFSDYHATVTS; translated from the coding sequence ATGGAAGTGTTGTGGGCGCCTTGGCGCATGGACTATATCCTGGGACCCAAACCCGACGGCTGCGTGTTCTGCCTGCCCGATGAAACCGATGGCGACCGTGATCGCCTGGTGGTGGCCCGAGGACGGCACGGCTTCGTCATCATGAACAAATTTCCCTACAATTCCGGCCATCTCATGGTCACGCCCTTTCGCCACGTCAGTTGTATCACCCAGCTCACCGACGAGGAAAACGTGGAGCTGACCCGGGGCATCGCCTATTGCACGCGGGTCATAAGCGACTGCATGCGGCCCCAGGGCATCAACATCGGGCTGAACCTGGGCGAGGCCGCCGGATCGGGCATCGCCGCCCACATTCACTACCAGCTTGTGCCCCGCTGGAACGGCGACTCCTCGTTCATGGCCGTTTTTGGCGAAACCCGGGTGATGCCGGAATTGCTGCTGTCCACCTTTGATCGGCTCAAACCGTTTTTTTCGGATTACCACGCAACCGTCACGTCGTGA
- the uvrC gene encoding excinuclease ABC subunit UvrC has product MFTFEPKNFPMSPGVYLMKGARGKILYVGKAKNLRSRLSSYFRNDAGLTVKTAALVAKVEGVDVLLTASEKEALLLESSLIKKHRPRYNIVLKDDKNYILFKLDKRSPFPRLAFTRRVERDGAAYFGPFTSAAAARATWKELGRAFPLRKCGDRAMANRVRPCLYHSIGQCLAPCVLAVDLGEYAALVRRVEAFLTGRSAEVLRAVEHEMEQAAESLAFEKAAGLRDLLRAMKKTVEGQATVLTRLIDIDVVGLAAVPTGVGLCVLFVRQGRLLDRKTFFFPGVAADEARGAAVTAMLQFYRPESFIPPRIVVPEVLTAAEAAGSGPEAETADPASAGAERTGPAPADGQEPSGDSPAVALAKACQAEDDASALTAIPLVDGRQENGADLAESLNVAPNADEAGEAVADSQALAEILEERRGGALRLGPPRGREERKLLAMAEANAARAAEEAAKAAERDVLPALAKAFGLPRLSRIEAVDVSHLGGKGVRVGLVVFEEGAPRKSDYRSYGFAEAEGSSDDYLALAAFAAKRAEAGPPWPDLLLIDGGKGQLAAVERALGQAGAGGAFALASIAKGDRRSQNEMEDVIFVPGRKNPLGLRPGSPELLFLQRVRDTVHDYSIGRQRLARNKTGLRSDLLALPGIGPKTARLLWEAFGSTAAMRTASVEAVRERTGLGPARAGQVVAALQTLLD; this is encoded by the coding sequence ATGTTCACCTTTGAACCGAAAAATTTTCCCATGTCCCCGGGCGTTTACCTGATGAAAGGAGCGCGCGGCAAAATTCTCTACGTCGGCAAGGCGAAAAACCTGCGTTCCCGCCTTTCTTCCTATTTTCGAAACGACGCCGGGCTGACCGTCAAGACCGCCGCCCTGGTGGCCAAGGTCGAGGGCGTGGACGTGCTCTTGACCGCCTCGGAAAAAGAGGCGCTGCTGCTTGAATCGAGCCTGATCAAAAAACACCGCCCGCGCTACAACATCGTCCTCAAGGACGACAAGAACTACATTCTCTTCAAGCTCGACAAGCGCTCACCGTTTCCTCGGCTGGCGTTTACCCGCCGGGTGGAGCGCGACGGCGCGGCCTATTTCGGGCCCTTCACCTCGGCCGCCGCCGCCAGGGCCACCTGGAAGGAGCTTGGCCGGGCCTTTCCCCTGCGCAAATGCGGCGACCGGGCCATGGCCAACCGGGTGCGGCCTTGCCTGTACCATTCCATCGGCCAATGTCTGGCCCCGTGCGTGCTGGCCGTGGACCTCGGGGAATACGCCGCCTTGGTGCGTCGGGTGGAGGCCTTTTTGACCGGCCGCTCGGCCGAGGTGCTGCGCGCCGTTGAGCATGAGATGGAGCAGGCGGCCGAGTCGCTGGCCTTTGAAAAGGCGGCCGGGCTGCGCGATCTGCTGCGGGCCATGAAAAAAACCGTGGAAGGCCAAGCCACGGTCCTGACCCGCCTGATCGACATCGATGTTGTGGGATTGGCTGCCGTGCCGACCGGGGTCGGGCTTTGCGTGCTTTTTGTACGCCAGGGCCGGCTGCTCGACCGCAAGACGTTCTTTTTTCCGGGTGTTGCGGCCGACGAGGCCCGGGGCGCGGCCGTCACGGCCATGCTCCAGTTCTATCGGCCCGAGAGCTTCATTCCGCCGCGCATCGTCGTGCCCGAAGTGTTGACGGCCGCCGAAGCCGCCGGAAGCGGACCTGAGGCCGAGACGGCCGATCCGGCTTCGGCCGGGGCGGAAAGGACCGGCCCCGCGCCGGCCGATGGGCAGGAGCCGTCGGGGGATTCCCCGGCTGTCGCTCTTGCCAAAGCGTGTCAGGCCGAAGACGACGCAAGCGCCCTGACGGCGATTCCCCTGGTCGATGGCCGGCAGGAAAACGGCGCGGACCTGGCGGAGAGCCTGAACGTGGCCCCCAATGCCGACGAGGCCGGCGAAGCCGTGGCCGACAGCCAGGCCCTGGCCGAAATCCTGGAAGAACGCCGGGGCGGGGCGCTGCGCCTGGGGCCGCCGCGCGGCCGCGAGGAGCGCAAGCTGCTCGCCATGGCCGAGGCCAACGCCGCCCGGGCCGCCGAGGAAGCGGCCAAGGCAGCCGAACGCGACGTGTTGCCGGCCCTGGCCAAGGCCTTTGGCCTGCCGCGTCTTTCTCGCATCGAGGCCGTGGACGTGTCGCACCTGGGCGGCAAGGGCGTGCGCGTGGGGCTGGTCGTCTTTGAGGAGGGCGCGCCCAGGAAAAGCGACTACCGCAGCTACGGCTTTGCCGAGGCCGAAGGCTCGTCCGACGACTATCTGGCCCTGGCCGCCTTTGCCGCCAAACGGGCCGAGGCTGGGCCGCCCTGGCCGGATTTGCTCCTCATCGACGGCGGCAAGGGGCAGTTGGCCGCCGTGGAGCGCGCCCTTGGCCAAGCCGGCGCGGGCGGGGCTTTTGCCCTGGCCTCCATCGCTAAGGGGGACCGGCGCTCCCAAAACGAAATGGAAGACGTCATTTTCGTGCCGGGCCGGAAAAATCCCCTGGGGCTGCGGCCGGGGTCGCCGGAACTGCTTTTCCTGCAACGGGTGCGCGACACGGTGCACGACTATTCCATCGGCCGGCAACGGTTGGCCCGCAACAAGACGGGTCTTCGAAGCGATCTGCTGGCCCTGCCGGGCATCGGCCCCAAGACGGCACGGCTGTTGTGGGAGGCCTTTGGCTCCACGGCGGCCATGCGGACGGCCTCGGTGGAAGCCGTGCGGGAGCGTACCGGGCTGGGGCCGGCCCGGGCAGGGCAGGTGGTTGCGGCCCTGCAAACGCTTTTGGATTGA